Genomic DNA from Xiphophorus hellerii strain 12219 chromosome 16, Xiphophorus_hellerii-4.1, whole genome shotgun sequence:
TAATCGATTGTCAGAATAATaaatagaataatcaattattaaaataagagtttactaaaaataattgtGCAGCTTGAATATGttgatgtgttttaaatataaactccAACATCTTAGCATTATTTCTGATGTGACAGTCGCACCAACACGTTACAAGCCATCTGCAATTTGTTCAAATCAggtcaaaataaacattatttcaagtcaaatattttcttgtgtgtgtgtgtgtatgagacAATCCTTCCTCCTGTTTCCTCTGTGCATGCAGGTGCCGTTCGCGCCTCCAGTATCTTCCCCATCATGAGTGTTGGTCTGTTGTTCCTGGGGGGGCTTTGTGTGGCTGCCAGTGagttttaccggagcagacacaATGTCATCCTCAGCGCAGGAATCTTCTTCGTATCTGCAGGTTAGTCATCACTGTGCGTCTACCTCTGCTTGCTACAGTCAGTGTCCTCGCTCCTCTTTCAGTGTAGGAGTGTGGCGTTTACCTGTCATCTGTGGCGTGATGCAAAGAGATAAAAGCAGGATAGCATTGTTAAACGACACATTTCACCAACTATGCCCCACTGTTTAACAGTCACAGGATGTCCATGGTTGTAAATGCGACATGTTGCCCTTTCTGACAGGTAATTTCACACTTCACGCTTGATCCCGTCAGTACATGCTACATCCAGCTTTTGTGAAAAGCGTCTTAGCTACAGCGCTAAGAATAAAATAACTGACCCAAATTAATGACTTCTTCAACACTCTCAAACCGAGAGTTACCTCTGTTATTAGAAAACCTTAGATTTGTATATTTCTCGGGATTATTTACAGTCAACAAGATCAGATCACAGAAAAAATAGAATCAAGACCTAAAATATTAATCAAACTCGTTCCGGTTTACAAATAACTAGTAATTTTATTCTACTGCTAAAGGGtaaatttaagttttatgaCAAATATCTAACATTTATTAGCCCTCTATCTGTCTCTGAAAGGCCCTTTGAAGGTTTTATTGCCTAATCCTGAGATCTAATGCCTACTTTACTCTGAGAGGAGAAACGGGTAAAATCAATTCTTCCACCAGCCATCAGCTCCACCATAGAACTGAAATGAGGGACTTATTTTGGTCAAATGTGCGCCATACAACTGTGACGGAACCTGCTTCCACCTTCTACGTGCCTGCATTTGGGTTCTGTTAAACACTCATGGTTAATAAAGAGCGGGCACCTCAAATGCATGCTATTTGACTCATGTTGACGTCATAAAGTTCAAAGTTCTGTTTATTATTGTGAAATAAAGTCTGTCCTGTAAGCgcgttttttttctccatgtgttTCTTCCAGGCCTCAGCAACATTATTGGAATTATTGTCTACATCTCAGCCAATTCTGGAGATCCAGGTCAGAGTGACAGCAAGAAGTCCTATTCGTACGGCTGGTCCTTCTACTTTGGCGCCCTCTCCTTCATAATGGCGGAAATGGTGGGCGTGCTGGCGGTGCACATGTTCATCGAGAAGCACCGCAAGCTGCGCGCCAAGTCCCGCACCGAGCTCATAAAGAAGTCCGCCTTCAGCCGCATCCCCTCCTACCGCTACCGATTCCGCCGCCGCTCTAGCATGCGCTCCTCTGAGGCCCCGAGCCGAGACGCGTCGCCGCTGGGGAAGGGCGGCTACACGGGGCCGGCCGCCTCCGAGATGCCCATGTACACGCTGAACCCGAGAGAAGCGGGCAATGCGGGGGGCAAAGCGGGTAGCGGCATGGGTGGGCTGCTCAACTCGGAGAGGGATTTCCTCCAGAGCAGCACGCTCACTAAAGACTACAACAAGGACCCCAACCGCAGGACCACACCAGTCTGAGGGAATCTGGCTGCAGATATCACCCAATCAGAGTgtcaaagaggaagaggaggagaaatcCAGTGGAATTCcaagcaaacaaacaggaaTATGAAGGGTTGTGGGATTGGGAAGGGGTGTGATTAACCCTGACTGTGAACTGTGAAATTTTTAGCCTTTGAACTGTGAATCCTTTGCGCTCTGAGAGTTTCTTAGTGTGTAGCAGGGTGGGTTTTGATGGAGAAGTTCTTCCCAACATTCATGTACGCCTGATACACCTTAAAATTATATCTGTAGCCGCTTACAAATGACAGCTGTAGCAATTTAGGTTCATGATTTTCCTGTTCATAAACTgactttctgacatttttaaggGGAAGAGAAGAAGACATACAGAGTTGTTGCTTGGAACAACTTCTCCTGACAAATCACAACTAATGTGAAATTGataaaaagacagaagagaagagaaaacgTGTGATCTATGATCTTCACACCTCTCTCCTGTCATTTTGGGTAGCAGTAGAGCTGGAGGGGAACAGTGAACTTTCTAAATGTGATATTAAATAGTGAGAAAGTGAAACTTATCACAAGGCTTAATTCAGTTTTGGATCGGCTGAGttcagaagagaaaagaaaatctgtgcCATTGACATTTGTTGAAGTGattatttctacatttgtttACTTGTTTCATATGAACTGACTTCAAACTGAGCTGAAACTGAATTGAGCTGATTCCGTGATTCCTAGATTTGCCCGAGGCTGACTGCAGATCAGCTGCTGGAGAGTGAGCAGAAAAGGTGACTCAACAAATCTTAACGTTCGATCCATTGGTGCTTCCTCTcagctgtgttttttctgcCACTTCTTgagttattttcttttgtacctaaaaagaaaaaaaaactccacacgACCAGatatctgtctgtctgccttCACAAATCACCTTTCGCCTTCCATGTTTTTCCGTGTGGCCCCATACTTCACCTCGCTGACACCCTCCTCTCACCCTATCTTCCCTGTACTTAAAGCAACAGTAGATTTAGCTTTTGTCTTCCTTGTAGAGTAGTTAGGTTTTCTGGATGTTATTATTTCAGGGTAACGTGTAAGGGAGACCGCTGAGCTGTGAAGTATACATTAAGGCAgtgccaaaacaaaaacaaacaaaaacatttgcacatACCGAACTAGAAAAGGACCTTTTGTGTCTGCCCGCTACCTCTCCTGTCAATATCTTTAATTCAACATGACGTTGTTTCTGCTAGAGCAACTTTAAAAGCTTCAGCTGCATAAGtgaaaagagacagaaatgcTCCTTTCATTGAATCCAATGGAGTGTCTTGTATAATAGGACTTAAAATGTATCCATCTGTAAttgcagcagcataatctcaCGCTGCAAAATTTCGGAAAACCCAACCTTCAATTCTCATATATTTATTCAGTTGGGGAAAAATTgtgttattattgtttttataaaattgttaATTGCTCTCCACAGTATCTGTGATGATGTgggtctgtttttcttccaaacgACCTGGGCATCTCATAAGAGTGCATTGCATCATGAACAGAAAAATCTGCCGAAAGTTTGACTTTCTAAAAAATTGTACTAGATTATGCTACTGCGGTTAGAGATCAgctttattttaaggtttttttaaaaaatacttttgccGGGGATGCCCATCGGTAAGGCCAGATCTGAACAGATGTAATCCATCACAACATCCAAAAACGCGCtgctttcatttaaacatgttgCCCCAATGCCTCCTGTGTAAACATGCTGTTTTAGTAATAATGTTTGCAAAGGACTGAAATTACTCTACATCCCAGCATTTTgggaaacatgttttaaatcattCCCGAAGACCTCTGAGAGAATCTATAAATAGCATTTAAAGGCAAATTTGACAATTTAGTTATAGAAAATACGAAGACTGCTGCCTGATTTCATCTAGATAGGTCAGAGTGCTCAGTTATCAGCAGCTGTGTGAGGATTgtgttaataaaatgtttaataatgcCAActaactgataaaaaaaaggtGTCTGTGCCAGTGAGACTTTATCAAGTCCTTGAAAAGAACAAGAAGATTTATATTGCCTCTAAGTCTTCTAGCATTTACTAATTTGTCTGTACTGTTATTGCTGATAGCAggtgtgaaaagaaaaagaagccatAAAAAAAGTGGGAAGAGAAAAAGAGTTGTTTAGACAGATCATACAGCGCTGTGCTAAAATACAGTAGTATCCCACTCACagatttctgatatttttttgtttttgttattattattttatgtctgACAAATTAACTTGAGTAAATACATAATGCAGTTTTCAGATGACCCCCtctggtggtagtgtgatggtctgggatTGCTTTACCTGTTGCTTAATCTGAACCGACCCGAAACATATCCACTTATAAATCACTCAATAAAAAGAGAGGGTTTCCACTGTCCTCGTCAAAGTTCAGATTTACATCCTGCTGAGATGCTTAAGCAGGCCGTTCATTTCTAAAAACCCTGCAGTGCGACTGATTTGCGTCTCTTCTGAGGCCCTGATGGCAGCTGTTGTAACTTAATAAATCATAGTCACGAATGAAAGAATACGTTGGAAAATCTCTTTTTGTATTTACGCAGgctattgcaaattttttgctcgggtccctcttgaaaatgagatctagatctcaacggggtttacctgattaaataaaggaacatatatatatctttgtttagaaataaaactcGTTGAGTGATTGGGAATATCAAAGTGTgattaaaaaggaaaagcagaagaaatctgtcaggaggtaaaatcttttttcataacattgtaagatgtttttttccattttgtttataGGACTTAAGAGTGaggataaaaatatttctaaacgtGTTTCTTGCCTCCCAAAGCCATCATTGCACTCTTTTTGTACAAACTAAAGATGAGTCGACGCTGACCCGACACCTCCGCACCCTGCTCTGACAGTCACCAACGACTAAAGATCTTCTAACCGCAGTCAAACTCTTTAACTCACAAAGCTGCTGTTTTGTCTCCCATCTTTCACGCCATAAAGGGAGCACACGGGGACAGACGGGCACCTGCGCATGCTGCCCCTCCACCTGTGAATATTAATTTTGCAAGCTAACCGCAAAATCAGCCGCTGTTGTGGGCTGCGAgatgagaaggaggaggaaggagggaaaaaaCACTTCTCTCTAAGCAAgggcttttaatttttaaagaacagGAGCACACAAGGGCTTTTTATGCTCAGCACTGCAGCAATGTCACTTTTAGGGGTGTAATCTTGGAGGGAGAagtggaaaaagcaaaagacatttgcacagaaacaaCTGTTTTAAAACCAGCTGAATAGCTTAGTGGTAATATAACATGCTTTGAGCAAAAGAGAGGTAGAAGACATTGCTCTTCCACccagcttttcttcttctttttttttcagtagctAGAGAAGATAAATACTGCCTTAAAGAAATATAGGATAATTCTAAGTTATTGGAGTTAAGATTCAGCGTACTAGCTAACTGCTCAGAAACAGTGCCAAATATTAGTCAAAATGTCTCCCGTGTGTCATGGCGTCCGGGTTAGCTTTAGGTCATAGAGTCACTGCTGTATATAACCGTTTTCTGTGTAGGATTTACAGACTCAGCAGTCGTAGCTATGTAGCTCAGCATAACGAGGGGCCCCTTAGATCCTTAGGGTCTGCTAGGCGCCACGTTTAGTACTGCCATCCATGAGCCATGTCAGCATCGACCATTCAAACCCATGCATGCCCATATCCATTCGCTTCCAGTGCTTATAGTTGCTGTATCTTAAATCGGGCCTCAAACAGCACCCTGACCTCTGCACCCGATCGGGACGCTCGGTTGGTACATTAAGGACGCTTCGCCCAAGGCCTAATCTCTGCAGATGTTTACCCCGACGGAGCGCAGGGGGCTCTTTGAGACTCTCTTCCTGCCACCATTCAGCTTTGATACTCTGATATCAACAAGTAATTGTATTATTAGTAAAGAATTATTCTAAAGGTGCCACTGTGCAGAGGAGAACCAACTCTGTCACACTATATACTTATAATGAATATATTCGTTTGAGGGGAGCGGGGTTGGTTATGCGGTGCAGAGTTGGGAAGCAGGAGTCGTAGTCTTTCTATTATATTATTCTATAGTTTCCTTTTCTACTTTGTCGTGATTGTGaggttttgttgtttcaatCACATCGGACACCTCCGACGGGAGAGACGAGCGAGGAGCCGACGGACTGCTTGTGGACATTGACCTCACCTCACTGGTGCCAGAGACTACGTTACCCAGCAAGACTTGCAGCACTGCAGTACACACAGACACTAACACGCAAACTTTACCTTCCTGCGCCTACAAGTTCCTGTACTTCTGAGGAAAATATATCCATTCTAAAGCAAGATGTTTAAAGCAGAAGGAAGTGAAACAGGATACTAAGCCTGTCAAGCTATATGATGATAAGTAaacatattgaaaatgtttagcatttACATTTGAGTCTCTTCTTAGTGCTTTATTTGACACTGTGGCAAACGTAGAAACGATTTTGCAGGAAAGCTGGCTTAATTCATTTGTGTTTCCAGAATCAAGCTAAAACATGATGAGTTGAGGCATGCCCGTCACTTTATTTTGATGGTAGAAAAGCAAGATCCTACAAACAACTTCCCTTCGCCTGAGGTCTGGCTTAAACTGCCAGAGTCCTGTATAAGGGGAAACGCCAACAATCTACGAAACAGCGCCCAGCAATCCTTTTTTAACCTCGGCTAGTATCCTCATCCGACAACTGACAGAACACAGCAATGTGCTTGGAAAGGCGTAATATggtttaaaagtgaaaatatccCGCTAACCAATGGGACACCCCCTAAAAAAGACAATACGTCATCCATTATCACCAAAGCTTTATACACAAACCTacatttttgttagttttaataTGCTATGTGTGAGTATTAGCGTGTTACCGGTGTTACCTATTGCTGCACATCACCAGTAAGCTGGGAGATAGATGGCTACTACACTTTTCCCTTGCTTACAAGAAAGATACATTCAAATTGttgggaaaaaatatttctgttaaagTCAATGACAATCTCACACTGGCCAATCCTTCACCTGGTAGCTACTTCTTTGTCTTGCAACGGTCATCAGCATTCAACTGCGTTTCCAGTAGGTTCCTCTTAAGGTTGATGATTACGCCAAATGTAAAACTAGACATGTGAGCCTGTAGTccacataaaaacaatttctCTTAAAAAGTGTGAACATTTTATGAATGAAGGATCAGACAGCTCTCTAACAGCtcaaaaaatattactaaaacCAAAGGGCACAGGCAATGTGTTGAAATATTTGTCCTCATTAGtacagaaacagaaccacacAAGAATAAATACACATATGTGATCACAACTGCATACACACAGACATTCCTCCATGAAGAGACATGCACAGACACCCACACTGAGACAGCACCCACTCTAGCTTTGCCCAGTGCGGTGCAGGAAAGATGTGTGTACTGCTCTATGAGAAATCACTGTGTCATGTTTAGTGTTTCTttgggagaaaaacaacaaactgttcCCGACGAGTTGCTGTTGCGTCGACCCGATAGGTGGAGCGTTGAGTAAACTGAGCCAGCTAATCACACATGGACAACCAGATGAACTGAAATGTGAATTCAACGGTGTAGTTCTGAGACAAAAAGACTCGCTATGCGCACTCTACAACCAACATTCACTACCAGCACACACTCTCACAAACACTGACACGAATATGGTAACGGTGTGAGGAGGGCTTACAGGTGGATTTATGTGCCTGCATGTTTGTGTATGCATGTTTCGGTGggggtgtacgtgtgtgtgtgttggtgtttatgtgtgtgtacgtgtggaGTTAGCCTCTCCTCACCCATGCACCCAGTGCCTGCCTATCCTGCCTTCAAACAGCTACGACATCAGCTCCGGGGCTTCCAGGATAACTGTTTTCTGCATTCCCATGACACAGTATGGTTACACTGGTTCAGAGCTAAATGCCCCACTCATTCCTAGGCAGTCGTAGCCATAAAAGTTGATTAGGCTGCTTTGATTTTAGTGAGTTCTGGTGGACTGAGTTCTTGTTTTACCCTCTGGATTTGACGGGACTTCGTAGTAGCAGCCTTCTTCTCAGACCTGACcgtgtttttttcttgaaaatttcagtCTGTCTGTTCAATTGCATTAAAGTACAGCAGAAAGATCCTCGCAGGAAAGGGAAAAGTCTGATGACTGTCAATGTTCCTAAAACTTAGGTTCAAAAGGAGCAGTGTAGCTTTTACAAATCTTGTAGAATAATATACAAAAACTTTACCCTCTCATATTTGCTGACCTCAGTGGATTATCGACACAAAGTCAAGTGTGTTTGCAGGGCCGCTCCATGttacttattttgtttctggtgTTAAAAGACGCCGTGTCTTGGTACTGTAGTTGAGAGGGAGATGCTTGtctttgatttttgaaaataatgtagCTCTATCGTCGTGAGGGATAAGAAATATGGCAATAGGTAGCAAGGTTGCAGTAGTTTCTGCATTGCTCATGGCTATCATGAAGAAGCAAGCTGAATGCCAAAGCTGTTGATTTACTGGTCCGTCCATGTTCCAACTCTTGGCCATTGTCACTAAATAGAGATCAAGATTCTCAAGATCCCATATTCTGCCACCTGAAATGAGCTGTGCGGTGGCTGCACTCAACCTTAGCGatgcaaaacaaacactaaTTGATAGATAGAAGCTTATAGTATCAAATTAGAACAACCTGGTTTAACTTACATTAACCAACAGTAACCAAAACTACTccccagaaaaaacaaacaccttcCTGCTTAAggaattttaacaattttatgtgatggatTTACCTGTCATACGATTTCAAgatattttagctttttctaCAGTTATAGGAATTAAAATTTTTGGAGACGTCAGTCCCCAATAATACAGCagccaatatttaaaaatgtatcctGGTCGTGTTGATTGAAAGCTTGTATTTATATTTCCTTGCTAATTTTTAGTTCATCAGCTAACAGATTCCCTCTCTGCTGTAGTTACGCTGCTTTGACCTAATACATTTATTACAGTAAATGAAATGCCGATGAAACTATTAATTTGATAATTctgttgaattttaatttagtaaaattcaaaaatgaaatgtcttgcagagttttgtatttgtttatttagtggCCAGACACACACAGTTCTTACAAAGAAATAACAATATAGACTCCAGAGTTCTAGGTTTCTAACATGTGGCATATACAGTTTAGCTAATTTTAGTGGTTGCAGTTCTAATGATGCaaattattcagaaatatttttagtacTACCTCAGCTGGATTTCCAAGTTCGCCAAGCTTGCGATATGAAAATTTAATCTCTGAGATATGACAGGTCAAAAAGATTTACTACTACTAGGCGCTAACATGTTTACCTTGCTGTGTGTAGCCATGTCAAAGTCCAGCAAATTATAAGGAATATCACAGACATAGTTACCTGTGATTGATGTTTCATAAGCCTGTTCAATAACGGTTACGTTATCGTAACCGTTATCGAACAGTAACGTAACGTATCGAACAGTAACGTAACGTAAAAACATTACGTTAGGGTTGCACAGCTCTGTCTGTAATATCCGATAAGAGCTAACTTTGAGTTTAGCTAGCACTGCGCGCGTGGAATAAACCCACTAGCGATAGCCTTAAGGGGCTGCGCCTATGGAGCTTTGGAACCAACGTCACTGCGTATGACATTTACGTCTCGCGCAGTCGCTCGCCGCCATCTTTAAAGGCCACAGACcaaaagaaactttattttattccgGCGTGTTACCAGGCGCAGTGAAGTTGTTTTCAAGTTGGATGTTGGATATCCGCGCTCCGCCAACGCTTATGAGCGCTAATTCCGGCCAGCTGTTCTCTACCGCTCCCTCCTCAAGCGCTCGGAGGTTCACTTGTTGACCGTCAATTTCCGAACCAAAcactcctgtaaataaatgccttgtgaccaactgatacaaaaaagtgGTAATTCATGCTATTACACGAGGCACACTTTCCTCTATTAAAATGttaagtcatattcaatattttaaataattgtaatattaaatgttttcttcaatagcttccaaatTGTGTGCCCCATTAActcaaaatcagtgtgaaattgttctacTAGACTGTATAGATGAAACACTCtcatctttattacattttgaccccctttttttatctttttactaattttatatttaaaaaatgttcttaaaatatattaccTCAGATGATCATCACATTTGTTACCTGTAATGttcaatcacataaaattctaGGACAGGATCTATTTCATTACatgttcactttttaaattcttatatatatcaaatatttacttaaagtgtgatctatttcattaaatttacttgtcacctttattgtttactctgaactgtttaattacacattaaacatttaaagatagGCTCTTCCATCTGGTTTGATtgtttatattaaatgtttactgcaaaatgtctgattatataattgtttactttaatcacacaaaatgtctatttaaaaatataatctttcaTTACATGTATGTTTATTACCTGCAATATTCTAAATATCaaattttcacttaaaatgtgattcatCTCATCTGTGTACATGTAACTTGAAGTGCTTGAATCAAacgtttcatgaatgtttatcacgttaaattatttaatgagagaaaacagccaCTTCCAACTGTACACACATTTCAACACAAATGGTTAATGTTCCTCTTCAGAGTGTGCAGCCTTGCTGAGCTCCTCTCCtggggtttcctcctcagcctctaAAACTTGCTCCTCTTCTACAGCCTCCGCTACTGTTTTATTTACCTCTTAAggggtaaataatgaaaacacagtctCTGTAACTTGCTCCCCCACTTGTTGATCCATCATGGTCTTGCTCGCCTCTTTAATTGACGCGCATGTCGGACCGATGTTGTGGCGTTTACCTCGCAGTGACCCAGATTCAGTCTGGATTGAGCTAATCCATTTCATACGTCGGTTTGCCTTGAAGTTGACATATCAGAACACACAACAGTATTAATACTGTAAATTTGATAACACTAGTAAAATagtttacttcacaataatggaataacctcaatgtccactgacaaaactCAGACTatgctacataaaaaatataagccCGACTTAAACAAGGTTGACCCACTTCAATGAACTCAACGTAACTGAACATGAGTACACCCGGACAAAATCATAGCAAAAAAATTATGACACAACACCAACAAAGCGATTTTAGACGCTCACCAGAATTGACATGTCTGGAGCAAACTTGTAGATATCTTGGGATGTTGGAGAACATAATATCAGGGCGTCTCACCGCTGATACCCGGGACATTCGTCTCCTTTTCATTAGCTCCGATAGCTTAGCCTCCTTGCCTTGTTTTACAGGCAGGAAAACAGTGAAACGAAAGTccgttttccatctttttaccgTTTCGGTCGTGTGATCGGACATTACCTCCAACGACGCAGCAAGTTCGTACCattgataaattattttaagtaacTTAGATTCGAAATGTCTGTGAGACAGTCTTTTGTCGGTTATGTTTATGGCCCTTCAAGATGGCGCTCATAACCCTACGTCTAGAGCAGTGACGTCACGTTCCAAAGCTCTATACTCATAGAATCTGGGGTTACAATATATGTAACCAACGTTTTCCGCTTTACCTTTAAGGCAAAAATTGTGTAAATCAGTGTGACATAAATATGCGGCAATCAATTTGCCTCTGACATGGAAAATTAGGATGCTTAGTGGGACTTTTAGCAACCCAAGATTCTAACAATGgatttatcttctttttttattaatattttgttttcattcaaacaaaaggtaacactttatt
This window encodes:
- the cacng3b gene encoding voltage-dependent calcium channel gamma-3 subunit, giving the protein MKMLMCDRGVQMLVTTVGAFAAFSLMTIAVGTDYWLYSRGVCRVKSSGDNDTSRKNEEVMTHSGLWRTCCLEGTFRGVCKKIDHFPEDADYEADAAEYLLRAVRASSIFPIMSVGLLFLGGLCVAASEFYRSRHNVILSAGIFFVSAGLSNIIGIIVYISANSGDPGQSDSKKSYSYGWSFYFGALSFIMAEMVGVLAVHMFIEKHRKLRAKSRTELIKKSAFSRIPSYRYRFRRRSSMRSSEAPSRDASPLGKGGYTGPAASEMPMYTLNPREAGNAGGKAGSGMGGLLNSERDFLQSSTLTKDYNKDPNRRTTPV